The DNA region AGATAAAGCTGAAAAAAGAATTTTTGATATAGGAGAAAAGAGAAATACATCAGAATATGAAGCACTTAGTGATGTATTAGAGAGAAGTTTTGAACAGATTGAAAGACTGTTCAATAATAAGGGAGATATAACAGGAGTAGGTTCTGGGTTTAATGATCTAGATGCCAAAACTTCAGGCTTCCAAAAAGGAGATATGGTGCTTATTGCAGCAAGACCGTCAATGGGAAAGACGACTTTTGCATTAAATATAACTGAGCATGCTGCCTTAAGAGAAGGAAAAAGCGTTGTGGTATTTTCACTGGAAATGTCTAAAGAACAACTTGCATATAAGTTGTTATGTTCAGAAGCTAATGTAGATATGCTAGCGTTAAGGACAGGTAATCTAGAGGATAAGGATTGGGATAATATTGCAAGAGCAGCAGGACCACTATCAAAGGCAAAAATATATATCGATGATACAGCAGGTCTATCAGTTATGGAAATGCGAAGTAAGTGTAGAAGAATTAAGATGGAGCACGGAATTGATTTAATCATGATTGACTACTTGCAGCTTATGTCTGGTTCAGGGGAAAGTAGACAACAAGAAGTTTCAGAAATATCTAGAAGTATTAAAGCATTAGCAAAGGAAATGGAATGCCCTGTTATAGCTCTTTCACAGTTATCTCGTGCGCCAGAACAAAGAGCAGACCATAGACCTATGCTTTCAGACTTAAGAGAATCAGGTTCAATTGAACAAGATGCCGATTTAGTTATGTTTTTATATAGAGATGAGTATTATAATAAAGAAACTGAAGAAAAGAACGTAGGAGAATGTATCATAGCTAAGCAGAGAAACGGTCCAGTAGGAACAGTAAAATTGGCTTGGCTTGGACAATACAGTAAATTTGGAAATTTAGATTCAGTACATAAAGAATAGAAAGAGGTGAGATATATGGATCCCAGTGGGTATAGTAGTAAGAATTTAAATAAAAAACTAAATATTAATCCAGGAGGATTCATATATATCAATCTATAATGCTTCCTCCTGAAGATGGAGGTAGCTAAAATGAACAAAAGCTTAAACATTAATGAATTAAAAGAAAGACTTATAAATTTACCAGGAAATGAGTTCTTGGAATTTATTGAGGATATTCATCCAGCAGATATTTTAGATGTTATTAGAGAGTCAGAAGAAGAAAAGGCTTATTTAATTAAAAAACTTCCACATTGGCTATTAGCAGATGTAATAGAAGAAATGGAAGAGGAAGAGAAAGAAGAATTCCTTAATCTATTTACTGATATTGAACAAGGAAATATAGTCAATGAGATGAGTTCAGATGAAATAACGGATTTACTTTTAAGCGTTGAACCAGATAAGGCTAATAAATTACTTGAAGCGCTAGACAAGGAAGATCAAGAAGAGGTTAAAGAACTACTAACTTATCAAGAGGATACCGCTGGTGGACTTATGGCAACAGAATTTATTGCCATAAAAGAAAACATGACAGTAGCAGAAACATTAACTTATCTTCAAACTGCAGGAATTGAAGCAGAAACAGTGTATTATTTATATGTTTTAGACGAAGAAGAAAGTTTAAAAGGAATACTATCACTTAGAGAACTTGTTATTTCATCATTTGACATAATAATAAGGGATATAATGCATGAAAATGTGAAGAGTATTCCAGTTTTTATGGATCAGGAAGATGTAGCAGTAATATTTGAGAAATATGGATTTCAAGCAATGCCAGTTGTTGGAGATAAAGGAGATATGCTTGGAGTAATAACGCTAGATGACATTATTGAAGTTGTTAGAGATGAGGATAATGAGGATATATACCGTCTTGGAGGACTTAATGAAGGTGAAGTATTAGATGGAAGAGCTAGAGAATCAGTTAAGAGTAGATTACCCTGGTTATTCGTTAATTTAATTACAGCAATTTTAGCAGGAGCAACAGTTAATATATTTAATGGAACGATAGATAGAGTAGTAATATTGGCGAGCTTTATGCCTATTGTGGCAGGTATGGGTGGAAATGCAGGTACTCAAAGCTTAACTCTCATAGTAAGAGGAATAGCATTAGGGGAGCTTACTGGTGAAAATGCTAGAAGAGTATTTTTTAAAGAAGTATTAACTGGGTTGGTAAATGGAGCGGCTATTGGAGTTGCAGTAAGTATGCTTGGTGTACTTTGGTCAGGTAATCCTATTTTTGGTTTAGTAGTTGGCATAGCAATGATACTTAACATGGCATTGGCAACAATTGTCGGATATGCAGTTCCGGTAGTACTCAAAAAAGTAGGAGTGGACCCAGCATTAGCCTCTGCTGTATTTGTAACAACTTTTACTGATGTATGTGGTTTCTTTTTCTTCTTAGGATTAGCTACATTATTTATAAGCAAGTTAACATAAGAATAAGTTTTTTAAAAGAGATATCAAGGTTACTTTTGATATCTCTTTTTGATTATATACATTTTTTTATACTTAAAGCTAATTCTCCATTTTCAACATTTAGACTAAGCGTATCAATGTCGATATAAGGTATGTAGAAAATTCTTCTTACTTCACATGATGCTTTAGTAGAAGTAATATTAAAATCATTATTAGTAATGTTTAGATTTTTTATACTTATAATTAAAAAAAAGTGTTCGTAACTTATGGTTATATCTTCCTCTAGTACCTCAGGAATATCAGCATAGATAATTACTTCATTATCTAGTTCTAATATGTAAGGTTTGAAAAATGTATTATTTGCCTTTATTTTATTTTTATTATCTTGAAAAGACTTTTCCCAAATATATTCAAAAAACTCTTTTGAGCTTAATGAAATTGGAGACTTTATAATAGGTAGATTCATAATAAAAACCTCCCTTCTAAAGTTCTATACATATCTTATGTAAAAATAGTCCAACCTATACTATTAGATTTTTGGGACAGTATATAAAACTTAAGAAGAGAGAATAATATTAGCAATCATAATAGGATTTTAGTTTAACTAATAACTTATTGAAACAAGAATAAACTAAGTTTTCTATAAAAAATCCATATAAAATTAATTATAAAAATATATATTAAAATTTGTTGACAGCAGTGCAAAACTATTATATACTTAACTCAAGGATAGTGATAATCATTATCAACAGTTGAGAAACCAACGATTATTCTTGACTTTACAATAGCAACACACATTAATATAACAAAGTAAGACTCCTCTTAATATTTACTTTTGTTCTAAAAACCTAGGTCATGGGCAGACCTAGGTTTTTTTCCGTTATTAACCTAATTCATGAAATTTTCTATAAGTATATAATCTCTTATTGAGCAAAAAATAATAAAGAATATATCGTGAGGAGTGATGGAAATGGGAAAAAATAAAAATCCAGATTCTCAAGGACAAATTGCAGAGAATCAAAAGATATTTGATAAAACTAATGAATCATCTAGCTCGACAACTGGATTTAACTTTACAGGAAATACAGGTCGTCAACCTGGTATATTTAAATCTAAGAAAAAAGATTAAAAATAAAAAATAAAGCAATTAATAAATTGCTTTATTTTTTTACTCTTATGACTTTTTAAACTATATTCTTGCAACCCCAGTTTTAATAGCTGCATTTCTTACAGCTTCAGCCACCTTATTTTGAACATCTCTATTAAAAGATTTTGGTATAATATAATCCTCAGTTAATTCTTCACTAGAAATTGAATTTGCGATAGCATAAGCTGCGGCTATTTTCATTTCTTCATTTATTTCTTTAGCCCTAACGTCTAAAGCCCCTCTAAATATTCCAGGGAAGGCTAGAACATTATTTACCTGGTTTGGAAAATCGGAACGACCAGTGCCAATTACTTTTACTCCTGCTTTTTTAGCATCTTCAGGGAAAATTTCAGGAACAGGATTTGCCATTGCAAAAACAATAGAATCTTTATTCATCTTTTTTACCATTTCTGGTTTTAGTATTCCTGGTGCAGAAACACCAATAAATACATCAGCATTTACTAAGGCATCATCTAGTGTTCCCTTCATCTTTGAGAAATTAGTTATTTTAGCTAAGGCTTTTTTTGCATCATCCACTTCTTCTATACCATCATAAAGAATTCCAACTTTATCGCAAACTATCATATCCTTAACACCCATGGAAAGTAACAATTTAGCAATGGCAGTCCCAGCAGAACCAGCGCCATTTACGACTACTTTTATTTTATCAATATCTTTATTTACAAGTTTTAATGCATTAATGATGCCTGAAAGTACAACAATAGCAGTACCATGCTGGTCATCGTGAAACACAGGGATATCGAGTTTTTCTTTAAGCTTGCTTTCTATTTCAAAACATCTTGGAGCAGATATATCTTCAAGATTTATGCCTCCTAAGGAAGGTGATATTCTAATAACTGTTTCAACAATTTCTTCGACGTTTTTGGTATCTAGAACAATAGGAAAAGCATCTACATCTCCAAATTCTTTAAACAGAACACTTTTCCCTTCCATAACAGGAAGAGATGCTAATGGTCCAATATCGCCTAATCCTAATACAGCAGTACCATCTGAGATTACGGCAACTGTATTCCATTTACGAGTGTACAAATATGCTTTTTCAGGATCCTTATGTATTTCTTTACAAGGTTCAGCAACTCCTGGAGTGTAAGCTAAGCTTAAATCCATAGAATCTTTAACTTCTACTCTAGAAATTACTTCTATCTTACCTTTTTTCATTTCATGGAATTTTAGTGATTCTTGATATATATCCATTAAAACACCTCACGATTAATTTTAGTTATAGGGTTTTAAGTACAACTAATAATTATTAAGTTTTATATAAAAAACCCTATTAATGACTTATTTATAATTATAATCAAATATACGAAAATTATAAAATACAATGAAAGCAAATTAAGGTGATTATGCTAAGTATTTCAAAGATATTTGATACATAATGGAAAAATACACGAATTTTTAAAAATTTTTATAAATAAATATTCGCTAATTTGTTGACCTTGATAACTTACTTTGGTAGTATTGTATAGGGGATAAAGTTTAATTACTTATAAAAATCCACCAATAAAATTTAGTGAATTTATAAGCAATAAACACTCAAAATACTTAATAACAAGCTAATTTTTATTAGCATATTTGAGGAGGAAATAATATGTCAGCATTTGTTGTATTAGGAGCCCAATGGGGAGACGAAGGAAAAGGTAAGATGACAGATTACCTAGCAGAAGAGGCAGATGTAGTAGTTAGATTCCAAGGTGGAAACAACGCAGGACATACAGTAGTCGTTGGAGATAAAGAATATAAGCTTCATTTAATCCCTTCAGGAATATTATATGATGATAAATTAAATGTAATTGCAAATGGAGTTGTTGTTGACCCAGTTGCATTATTTGAAGAAATAGATTATTTAGAAGGTTTAGGAGTTAAGGTAACTCCAGAGAAGCTAGCAATTAGTGATAGAGCACATTTAATAATGCCTTATCATAAAGTTTTAGATAAACTTAAAGAAAAAGCTAGAGGAAAGAATGATATAGGAACAACTGGTAAGGGTATTGGACCTTGCTATACTGATAAATATGAGAGAAGTGGAATTAGAATATGTGATCTTCTTCATGAAGATGTATTTAAAGAAAAGTTAGCTGAAAACTTAAACCTTAAGAACCCATATATTACTAAGGTTTTAGGTGGCGAAGAGCTATCATTTGATGAAATATATGATCTATACTCAAAATTAGCTGAAAGATTAAGACCATTCGTTCAAGATACTTCAGTTAGAGTATATGATGAAATTAAAAAAGATAAGAATGTTCTTTTTGAGGGAGCTCAAGGAATGCTTCTTGATATAGACCACGGAACTTATCCATATGTTACTTCATCAAATACAACTTCATGTGGAGTTGCAAGTGGAGTAGGAATTGGCCCTAATATGATCCAAAATGCTTTAGGAATTGCAAAAGCATATACTACAAGAGTTGGTAAGGGACCATTCCCAACAGAGTTAGAAAATGAGACTGGTGAATGGATAAGACAAAAAGGGCATGAATATGGCGTTACTACTGGAAGATCTAGAAGATGTGGATGGTTAGACTTAGTTATATTAAAAACTACTGTTAGAGTATGTGGATTAACATCTCTTGTAGTTACTAAAATAGATACTCTTGCAGGATTAGATAAAATTAAGATGTGTGTAGGATATAAGTTTGAGGATAAGGTAATAGATTATTTCCCTGCATCTCTTGAAGATTTAGCTAAATGTGAACCAGTTTATGAAGAATTTGATGGCTGGGATGAAAGCATAGAAGAAGCAAGAAGCTATGATGAGTTACCGGAAAATGCAAAGGTATATTTAAGAAGAATAGAAGAAATTACAGGTGTAAAAATTGATATAGTATCAGTTGGACCTAAGAGAGATCAAACTATAAGAGTAAAATAAGCTTTAATAACAAAAAAGAGGGTATACCCCTCTTTTTTTATTGCAATTCAATATTACGACTGCTCCAAACAATTTTAAGTATAGAGTATACTGGCACTACAAGAAATGCACCAGCAATCCCAAATATAGTAGCTGCAGCTATTACTAGGAATATGTCAGTAAGAGGGTGTATTTTCATTGCTTTTGACATAACTAAAGGAACAATAAACCTACCTTTAATAGTTTGTGCTATCATAAAAACCAGAGTAAGTTTTATAACCATTGGAAGCCCCATAGTCAAAGCAATTATATATGGAATAATCATGGATATAAAAAACCCCAAAAAAGGTATGAAGGCGAGTATAAAGGTTAGTAACGATAAAAATAATTTCCCAGGAAAACCTATAGCTAAATAACCTATAAAAACTGAAAGGGCAAGAAAAAAAGCCACTGTTGCCTGCCCAGTTATGTACTTAGAAAGAACAGTATCACCTTCTTCAATAATATAATTAGCTCTTTTATGCTTTCTTACAAAAGGTAAGGATAATAAGTACTTTTTAAATTTTGTATCACCATTTAATAGATGATAAACGATTAATAAAACTAAAATTACATTAGAAAAAAGATTCCATCCGAAATCAAATAAAGCTCTCAGAATAGAAATTATTCTTGATATATAATTTTGTCCTTGGCTCATAAAATAATCTTTAATAGCATTAAAATCAATGTAGTTTGAAAGTAGATCTTTAATATAATTGAAGTTTCCGTCTTTATATTGAGTAATTAATAAAGAAACTCTATAAATAAAATAATCTTTTTGCTCAACAAGATTTGAAATAATTATAAAGAAAAAAACATATAAAATTAAGGATGAAATTATTAGTGATAAAAAAACTGATAATTTTAATGAGAGTCCTTTTTTAACGAATAATCTTTTTAAGGGATTTATAAGATAATATAGGAATAAAGCAATAACTATAGGTAATATAATTACCTTAGAAGCTTTTTTAATAAAAGTTATTAAAATAGTGGATCTTGACAATAATAATATAAAGATTAAAAATAGATTTAATATTAATAAGTTATATAGTAAACTCTTCTTTTCCATAATGATCTCCTTAATATTTTTATTATGGTTATTTTTACTCAAAGAGAGAAAATTATGTTTCGAAAATTTAACAAAATTAAATCCGACTAAAATACTTGACTTTGTTTTAACATAATAATATAATTTCTTTGTTGGGAACAGCAACGAATCTATTTTAGCGAGGGTGGTAAGGATGATAACAAAGGAAATGACAATCGGAGAAGTAGTTAGAACTAATCCTGAAAAGGCAGAAATATTAATGAGCTTTGGTATGGGATGTGTTGGATGCCCATCAGCTCAATCAGAAACATTAGAAGAAGCTGCTATCGTACACGGATTAAATTTGACAGAATTAATGACTGCATTAAATAAATAAATTTTTACTTAAAAGAGTAGGAAAGGGTTGTAGAAAGTATGAATAATGACTTTTTACAACCCTTTAAATTTTTGAGTTTTATATATTAAGTGATAGAATATATTGTATAAGTATTTATTGTGGAGGTAAGAGATGGGGAAGAGTTTTGAATATATATATCCAATAAATTATTATAATTTAGATGTAGGACTAAAATGTAAAATAACTTCTATTTTTGATTTTTTGTGTGATATAGGAATGCAGCAATCCGAAAGATTAGAAGTAGGGGTAGATAAGTTACTAGAGAAGAACTTAACTTGGGTGTTTTATAAATACAATCTTAAAATATATCGGTATCCTGGTTTTGGTGAAAATATTAAGATAAAAACTATTCCAACAGGGTTTAAAAAGTTCTATGCCTATAGAGAGTATTTTTTATATGATGAAAAAGATAACTTAATAGCTGAGGGTATGAGTTTATTTTTTTTAATAGACATTAGTAGGAGAAGGCCATCTAGAATTCCAAAAGACCTATATGAAGCTTATGGCTGTAGTGGTGATATAGAAGAGACTATTCCTATGAATGAACCTGATAAGCTTGAGGAGGCTCAATATTCAAAAGAATTTTATGTTAGATATAGTGATATAGATTCAAATAAACACGTTAATAACACGAGATATGTGGAATGGGCATTAGAAGTTGTTCCTCAAGAAATAATTACTAACTACACATTAGAAGACATTAACATAGTATTTATAAAGGAAATTACTTATGGACATATGGTAAGAACTATGTGTGCAACTGAAGAGCAAGAAGGAAATAAGATTAAAATTGTACACTTAATTAAAGATGATGAAGGAAATGATATAACATCCTTAACAAGTCTATGGAAGAAGATATAGTGAAATAACCCTGAGGCATTATGCCTCAGGGTTATTTGCTTTAAGAATAGAGTTTATTGCTTTATGAGAGGAACTCCAAGCCCATTGAAGATTATATCCTCCACAGTCTCCATGAACATCTAAGATCTCACCTATAAAATATAATCCAGAAACCAATTTAGATTCCAAGGATTCCTCATTAACATCACGAGTATCTACACCACCTATAGTTACCTGTGCATTATTGAATCCATTTGTTCCAATACATTTAAATTTCCATTCCTTCATTAGAGAAATAAGTTTGGATTTTTCCTGCCATGATAATTCCCAAGCCGGCTTATGAAAGTTATCAACAGAAGCTTCTTTAAGTAAAGTAGGAATTAGTTTTTTGTTAACAATTCCTATAAGAGCATCAGAAATTTTCCTGTGTGAAAAAATACTTAAATGGCCTTGTAGGAAATTATCCACATCTGTATGAGAAGCTTCCGGATTCATATCAATTAAGATATCAACAGATTTGCCTTCATAAATAGCTCTAGAAGCTAGTGCAGACAGCTGCAGAATGGGTGGACCGGATATTCCATAGTCAGTAAATAATAGCTCTCCTAATTCCTTTCTATGAACTTTTCCATCTATTGAAATAGAAGCTAAGCCGTCAAATTTAATTCCCGATAGGGCTTTTAAATAAGGATAATCTAATTTAAGCTGCACTATTCCAGGTAAAGGAGTAATAACTTTATGACCAAGATCTCTAGATAAGGAATATCCAGAGCCATCAGAACCAGTTTTTTCAGCAGATTTTCCTCCACAGGCTAAAATTAATTTTCCACAGGAGAAGGAGTCGAATTCTTCATTGCTTGTGGATAAAATAAATTTTTTATTCTTGTGGATAGATTTTACCTTACAAGAATTATAAACAGGAATACTACGATCTTCTAAGGCTAACCTCAAAACATCAACAACTGAAGAGGCTTGTAATGATTTGGGATATAATTTTCCGTTTTCAAGTTCCACAATAGGAAGACCTAAAAATGAAAAAAAATCTATAGTATCATTTACTGAAAAATTTTCTAATGTAGTTATAGGAAATTTCTCATTTGAACTGTGAAATCCTTTGAAAGGAGAAGTTATTGTTGAGTTAGAGATATTGCAACGTCCATTTCCAGTTGTTAAAATTTTTCTACCAACTCTATCTCCAGCTTCTAAAATTGCAACGTCAATTCCTAAGTCTTTTGCATAAATAGCTGCAAGTAAACCAGAAGCACCACCACCAACTATTAA from Clostridium sp. 'White wine YQ' includes:
- a CDS encoding DUF1858 domain-containing protein; the protein is MITKEMTIGEVVRTNPEKAEILMSFGMGCVGCPSAQSETLEEAAIVHGLNLTELMTALNK
- a CDS encoding AI-2E family transporter, whose protein sequence is MEKKSLLYNLLILNLFLIFILLLSRSTILITFIKKASKVIILPIVIALFLYYLINPLKRLFVKKGLSLKLSVFLSLIISSLILYVFFFIIISNLVEQKDYFIYRVSLLITQYKDGNFNYIKDLLSNYIDFNAIKDYFMSQGQNYISRIISILRALFDFGWNLFSNVILVLLIVYHLLNGDTKFKKYLLSLPFVRKHKRANYIIEEGDTVLSKYITGQATVAFFLALSVFIGYLAIGFPGKLFLSLLTFILAFIPFLGFFISMIIPYIIALTMGLPMVIKLTLVFMIAQTIKGRFIVPLVMSKAMKIHPLTDIFLVIAAATIFGIAGAFLVVPVYSILKIVWSSRNIELQ
- a CDS encoding NAD(P)-dependent malic enzyme translates to MDIYQESLKFHEMKKGKIEVISRVEVKDSMDLSLAYTPGVAEPCKEIHKDPEKAYLYTRKWNTVAVISDGTAVLGLGDIGPLASLPVMEGKSVLFKEFGDVDAFPIVLDTKNVEEIVETVIRISPSLGGINLEDISAPRCFEIESKLKEKLDIPVFHDDQHGTAIVVLSGIINALKLVNKDIDKIKVVVNGAGSAGTAIAKLLLSMGVKDMIVCDKVGILYDGIEEVDDAKKALAKITNFSKMKGTLDDALVNADVFIGVSAPGILKPEMVKKMNKDSIVFAMANPVPEIFPEDAKKAGVKVIGTGRSDFPNQVNNVLAFPGIFRGALDVRAKEINEEMKIAAAYAIANSISSEELTEDYIIPKSFNRDVQNKVAEAVRNAAIKTGVARI
- a CDS encoding NAD(P)/FAD-dependent oxidoreductase; amino-acid sequence: MIHHELLIVGGGASGLLAAIYAKDLGIDVAILEAGDRVGRKILTTGNGRCNISNSTITSPFKGFHSSNEKFPITTLENFSVNDTIDFFSFLGLPIVELENGKLYPKSLQASSVVDVLRLALEDRSIPVYNSCKVKSIHKNKKFILSTSNEEFDSFSCGKLILACGGKSAEKTGSDGSGYSLSRDLGHKVITPLPGIVQLKLDYPYLKALSGIKFDGLASISIDGKVHRKELGELLFTDYGISGPPILQLSALASRAIYEGKSVDILIDMNPEASHTDVDNFLQGHLSIFSHRKISDALIGIVNKKLIPTLLKEASVDNFHKPAWELSWQEKSKLISLMKEWKFKCIGTNGFNNAQVTIGGVDTRDVNEESLESKLVSGLYFIGEILDVHGDCGGYNLQWAWSSSHKAINSILKANNPEA
- a CDS encoding adenylosuccinate synthase gives rise to the protein MSAFVVLGAQWGDEGKGKMTDYLAEEADVVVRFQGGNNAGHTVVVGDKEYKLHLIPSGILYDDKLNVIANGVVVDPVALFEEIDYLEGLGVKVTPEKLAISDRAHLIMPYHKVLDKLKEKARGKNDIGTTGKGIGPCYTDKYERSGIRICDLLHEDVFKEKLAENLNLKNPYITKVLGGEELSFDEIYDLYSKLAERLRPFVQDTSVRVYDEIKKDKNVLFEGAQGMLLDIDHGTYPYVTSSNTTSCGVASGVGIGPNMIQNALGIAKAYTTRVGKGPFPTELENETGEWIRQKGHEYGVTTGRSRRCGWLDLVILKTTVRVCGLTSLVVTKIDTLAGLDKIKMCVGYKFEDKVIDYFPASLEDLAKCEPVYEEFDGWDESIEEARSYDELPENAKVYLRRIEEITGVKIDIVSVGPKRDQTIRVK
- a CDS encoding replicative DNA helicase; protein product: MENTLMKSLPQSIEAEQSVIGSMIIDKTAIAQAAEALKEEDFYRDSHKVIFRSIVDMFQRDMAVDLITLLEYLKSTGKLENAGGATYVTEVSGSVPTTANLGAYIKIVSEKSTLRRLIRASTEIIESSYNEQGEVEKVLDKAEKRIFDIGEKRNTSEYEALSDVLERSFEQIERLFNNKGDITGVGSGFNDLDAKTSGFQKGDMVLIAARPSMGKTTFALNITEHAALREGKSVVVFSLEMSKEQLAYKLLCSEANVDMLALRTGNLEDKDWDNIARAAGPLSKAKIYIDDTAGLSVMEMRSKCRRIKMEHGIDLIMIDYLQLMSGSGESRQQEVSEISRSIKALAKEMECPVIALSQLSRAPEQRADHRPMLSDLRESGSIEQDADLVMFLYRDEYYNKETEEKNVGECIIAKQRNGPVGTVKLAWLGQYSKFGNLDSVHKE
- a CDS encoding acyl-[acyl-carrier-protein] thioesterase, whose protein sequence is MGKSFEYIYPINYYNLDVGLKCKITSIFDFLCDIGMQQSERLEVGVDKLLEKNLTWVFYKYNLKIYRYPGFGENIKIKTIPTGFKKFYAYREYFLYDEKDNLIAEGMSLFFLIDISRRRPSRIPKDLYEAYGCSGDIEETIPMNEPDKLEEAQYSKEFYVRYSDIDSNKHVNNTRYVEWALEVVPQEIITNYTLEDINIVFIKEITYGHMVRTMCATEEQEGNKIKIVHLIKDDEGNDITSLTSLWKKI
- the mgtE gene encoding magnesium transporter, which produces MNKSLNINELKERLINLPGNEFLEFIEDIHPADILDVIRESEEEKAYLIKKLPHWLLADVIEEMEEEEKEEFLNLFTDIEQGNIVNEMSSDEITDLLLSVEPDKANKLLEALDKEDQEEVKELLTYQEDTAGGLMATEFIAIKENMTVAETLTYLQTAGIEAETVYYLYVLDEEESLKGILSLRELVISSFDIIIRDIMHENVKSIPVFMDQEDVAVIFEKYGFQAMPVVGDKGDMLGVITLDDIIEVVRDEDNEDIYRLGGLNEGEVLDGRARESVKSRLPWLFVNLITAILAGATVNIFNGTIDRVVILASFMPIVAGMGGNAGTQSLTLIVRGIALGELTGENARRVFFKEVLTGLVNGAAIGVAVSMLGVLWSGNPIFGLVVGIAMILNMALATIVGYAVPVVLKKVGVDPALASAVFVTTFTDVCGFFFFLGLATLFISKLT